The genomic interval CCATTATTCAGGACTGGGCCGACTGGATTTATCGGGAAATGCCCAAAACGGAAGAGGGTGGCTATCAGCACCTGGTTAAGGAACGCAATAACGATGGCGAGCTGTGGGACGATACACTGTTTATGGCAGCATTATTCATGGCCGCTGCCGGCCGGGTGTGCAATAAGCCGGAATGGCAGCAGGATGCTCAATATCAGTACCTGTGTCATATCCGCTTCCTTGGCGATGTCTCCTCCGGACTGTTTTATCACGGCTGGACGTTCTTAGGCCGTCACAACTTTGCTGATGCCTTATGGGGGCGCGGGAACTGCTGGCTGACCATCTCAATACCGGAACTGTACCGTATTATAAAACCGGAAGACGTGACCGCACGGTACCTGAAAAATGTTTTTAAGACGCAGGTACAGGCGCTGAAGCAGGTACAGCGTGATGACGGTATGTTCCATACGTTGCTGATTGATGAAACTTCACCCATTGAAGCTTCCGCGACTGCAGGTATTGGTTATGGCCTGTTGGCGGGGTGCCGAGAGGGCTTGATCGAAATGGATGAATACCGGCCGATGATTGACCGTTGTTTGTCCGCCATCATTTCCCGTATTAACGAAAACGGTATTCTTGAAGAAGTATCAGATGGCACTGCCATGGGGCATAGTTTAGAGTTCTATAAACAAATAGGTAATGTTCCAACCCCTTATGGTCAGGCACTGGCATCATTGTTTTTGTCTGAGTACCGGGCGATGAATTTATAGATGAGTTTATAACAGCGGGGCGTTTCCCAGCCGAATAAGTATAAGAATAGGAGTGTTTTCAGAGTGGCAGCTATAACTTTAAAAAACGTATATAAGCAGTATGGCAGTACTGAAGTTATGCATGATGTCAATATTGATATTTCAGATGGCGAATTTGTTGCACTGGTCGGTCCATCCGGGTGCGGTAAATCCACTTTATTGAGACTGATATCCGGTTTGGAGGATGTCAGTTCAGGTGAAGTGGTTTTCGATGACAAAGTCGTCAACACACTGTCTCCGGCAGAGCGGGAAATCGCCATGGTGTTTCAGTCATATGCACTTTATCCACACATGTCGGTGTTAAAAAACCTGTCATTCGGGCTGGAAAACCTGCGTATGGATAAAGCGGAAATCAAAAGGCGGATAGATGTTGCCGCTAAGATGCTGGATCTTGAACCTTATCTTGAGCGCAAGCCAAAAGCACTTTCCGGTGGTCAGCGGCAGCGTGTTGCCATTGGTCGCGCAATTGTCCGCAACCCAAAAGTGTTTTTGTTCGACGAGCCGTTGTCGAATCTTGATGCCAAGCTACGCGTGCAGACTCGTTCAGAAATCACAAAACTGCATAAGAAACTACAGACAACCATGATCTATGTGACCCACGATCAGGTTGAAGCCATGACCATGGCGGAGAAAATTGTCGTTGTGAACGGTGGTCGGGTAGAGCAGATTGGTCGGCCGCTGGATTTGTTTGAGCGTCCTCAGAACCGGTTTGTCGCGGAATTCATCGGTTCACCAAAGATGAATATGTTTTCGGCCAGCGTCAAAACCATCGGTAAGGATTTTCTTGAGCTGACTTCAGCGGCGCTGGGTGATCTCACCGTTTCGGTTCAGGCGGGTGATGTGGTGGTTGGTGATACCGTAACCGTGGGTATCCGGCCATCTCATATTGAACTGGCGGAGCAGGGAGTGGCCCTGAAGATTTCCCAGCTCGAATGTATGGGTCATGAAACATTCGTATATGGTGAAGTTGCGGATGTGGATGAAGAAACGGTCGTACATATTCCGCATCATTTCGAAGCCGAGGCGGATTCAACGGTGTATCTCCATTTGCCTGAGCCGTTTTTGCATGTGTTTTCCGACAAGACCGATCAGGCACTGAAACGGGTGACGCCATGAAAGCATTGATTCATAAAGTTGCGGAGGGCCTTGATCGCCTCATGCGGATGATTGAGGCACCGACCCTGGTGTTACAGAAAAAAATCGGCATTCATCGTATGGGGTATGTGTTTCTGGCTCCTAATATGGTGCTGTTCAGCTTGTTTGTGTTTTTACCCGTGGGGCTGGCGATTGCTTATGCCTTTACCGGTGGTACCAATATGCTGATCTGGGATCGCCCTTATGTGGGACTGGAGAACTTCAGTCGGTTATTGAACTGCAAAAATTACATGGAGCCGGCGACCTGTGAATTCGATTTGTTTTGGACTGCCATTCACAATACCTGGTGGTATACCTTACTGAATTCCATCGGTACACTGCTGATGGCGTTGATCACGGCATTGGTGCTGAACCGTCTCGTGCGTGGTAAAGCATTTTTCCGGGCAGTATTTTTCTATCCGGTATTATTGTCGCCGGTTGTGGTCGGGCTGATCTGGAAATGGTTTCTTGCCCGTAATGGTCTGTTGAATGGGTTTATTGAGAACCTGGGCGGCGAGCGCATAATTTTTCTGTTGGAAGTGTTCTGGTCCCGCTTCTGGGTGGTGTATATCTCCATCTGGTTCCACATGGGTTTTTTCACGTTAATTATTCTTGCAGGTCTGCAGGCTATTCCGAGCGATATCTATGAGGCCGCTCAGGTTGATGGCACCAGTCGCTGGCGTCAGTTCTGGCGGCTCACCCTGCCATTGTTGATGCCAAATCTGCTGGTTGTGGCGGTATTGTTACTGATCCGTTCGGTTCAGGTTTTCGACGAAGCCTGGGTACTGACCGATGGCGGTGGTCCGGGCACGGCCAATACCTTTATCGTCCAGTTTATTTATCAGACGGCATTTAATTCAGAAGTGCGTCTTTATGGTCTGGCTTCTGCGGCTTCAGTGCTCATGGGGCTGGTTCTGTTGATACTGACATTGGCACAGGTATGGCTGGCGAAGAAATCGGAGTATTAGTCATAATGGTAACTGATAAAGATCTTAAGGGCGTACCGGAGGTGCTTTATGTTTAAATTTTTGTTCAGAACGAGACATCCCGGAAAAGTTGATATTGCCGATATTCTTTCCTGGGCCTGGTTGTTTTTTGGAACGACCATGGTTGCCATTCCAATTGCCTGGGCAATTTTGTCTTCATTTAAAACTGAAGCGGAAGTCAACAGTTTTCCTCCGAGCCTGGTGCCGAAAGCGGCGGAGACTATCGAGCTGGAAGGCCAATCCAAACCGCTGTCGGTGTGGGAATGGCATAAAGAGGGCGAAGAGAGCATGCGGGTTGCGTTGATACGTCGTATCGGCATAAAAGCAACTGTGGTGGATATAAAGAATCCGGAACAAACCTATCAGGTACCCATTTCCGAGATCACCCAGGTTAAAGGCGTACATTTTGAATGGAAGAACTACACCGATCCGTTAAAACAGTTTGATTTTGTTACCTATATCAAAAACACTGTATTTGTGACATTTGTTGCAACCATTTTGACGCTGGTGCTGAATTCCATGGCGGCGTTTGCGCTGTCAAAGTATCGTTTCCGCGGTAAAAACGCCATTTTCATGTTGATCCTGTCCACCTTGATGTTGCCGTTGTCGGTCATTATGGTTCCGGCGTTTATTGTCGTGGTTGGTCTGAATCTGGCTGATAATCTCTGGGGTGTTATTTTTGCAACAGTTGCTACGCCAACAGGTGTCTTCATGTTGCGACAGTATATGTTGACGATTCCGGACGATTTAATCGAAGCAGCACGCGTGGATGCTGCTTCGGAGTTTCGTATTTACTGGCGGGTGGTGTTACCTCTGTGTGCTCCGGCGATTGCCGTGCTGGCTATTTTTTCAGTCATCTGGCGCTGGAATGATTTCCTCTGGCCGCTGATTGTGTTATCCAGTCCGGAAAACTATACCCTGCAGATTGGCTTGAATACTTTCCAGGGTCAGTTCTCTGTGCAGTGGCATTATATTCTTGCCATGACGGTGATCGCATTATTGCCAGTAACAGTGGTATTTCTGCTTCTGCAAAAATATATTACGCAAGGCGTTGCCAGCAGTGGGGTTAAATAAGTCGTGAGCCTGAAAAAAATAGCTGAAAAGAGTGGTGTGGCCATCAGTACTGTCAGTCATGTATTGAATGGAACTGCCAAAATTTCCGAAGAAGTCCGTAACCGGGTACTAACTGTTGCTAAGGAAACCGGTTATCTCAGCAGTCGGTTACGCCGGGCCATGCCGCCGACGCTGAAAAAAATTGCCCTGGTGGTTGGTTCAGAACGTTTGCGCCACACCGACGTCAATTACGTATCCTGGACTATTCTGGAAAGCCTGAGAAAAGAGTGTACCAGCCGGAATATCGAAATCGAACCGGTCCTGATCGATGATTTCGCGGGGGACTATCAGCAGATAGCTGAGCGGGTACTTGGGTCGAAATGTGACGGTATTCTGGTGTACTTTGATGAAGACCGGAAACTGCTCGATGAGGTTTTTAAGACAGGATTGTCCTGTATTCTGCTCGCCGGTCAGGATCCAACCATGCATATCGGTTCGGTCGGGATTGGTGACCGTAATGGTGCCCGGCTCGGTATTGAGTATCTCAAAGATCTTGGGCATAAACACATTGGTATCATTACCTGGCCGGGACGTTATACCATTCGCCAGCGTCAGGATGGTTTTGATGAGGCGATTCGCGAAAATGCCGGTATAGGAATGTCAGGCGTAACGATCATGCTGGAAAGTTTTCGGCCTGAGTCAGCAGAGCAGGGTATGCTGGAGTGGATAGAGCAGAATCCAGATCTGCAAGGTATTACCGCCTTCTTTTGTATGGCAGATAACGTTGCGCTGGGCGCTCTGAAGGCTTTTCAACAGAAAGGTATCAGGGTGCCTGAGGATGTCTCAATTCTTGGCTTTGATGATATTCTGGCGGGACAGATGACTCAACCGCCGTTATCGACTATTCATACGCCATTACACCATATCGCCACATCCGCGCTGGACGAGCTGGAATTGCTGAGCCGAACCTCAGAGGAAGGTGCGCCGGCCAAAAGAGTGGAATTGGGTTGCCGGATTATTCCGAGACAATCCTGTCAGGCGATCATTGAATAACGGCAGTCGGATCATCTGATTTACTGAACCGCTGCAGAAGCACCCAGGGCCTTCCTGCCGGAGCACCTGAGCGGTTCACTGCCGTCGTTGGGAAATATGTCTGATGCTGTCCTTTCGTGTATTCCACAGTTACAAAAAACCTTTAATCATCGTCGTGTCCTGACCGGTTCCATTACTCTGGTTTGACTGGGTAATCCCATACTCATTGTTAACCCGGCATTTATGCAGATTGTCATGATCTGTTTGCATATCATTCCTAAAAAAATCTGCACGTTATATGAAACTTCTGATGGTCAGGCACCTGACCGCTGGTGGAGCATCGTCGCAGAGCGATTAATCGCCACAAATGACCACCGGAATAAAAATGCTGTCGGACTGGTTTTAATGGGTTAGTGATTACTATGTTAAATTTAAAGGCAATTGCCGCATTTCCAGAACAAAAATATAAAAGCCATCCTAATTAAGACATTTGGGATTCTTATGTTGAAAATTGTAAAAATACTTCAAAAGTAGGATGTATCGTCTCTGTCATATGGTTTCAGAAACGCCGAATATAGTTGTTGCTGTAATTGTCAAAATTGCCATTGTGCGATCAGTCCTGATGGAAAAATACATAATCAGTTGACGGTGAAGGTGTTTCGATGAGACAGGTAGTACTTATTCATATTCATACTGCACCAGAGAACCCCTGAAAAATGGTCTATTTTCGCGCTGGACGTTGTCAGCTCCGCTCTCCCATTTTCATTAACGCCAGTAAACCGTGGTGTTGTGAGCGGAGCTTCCTCGTCTGTATCAGAACTATTCCTGTTTTTCAGAGACCACCTGGAAATTCTCCGGTCAGGTCTTCTGGTCCGCTCGGTTGTTGGTGGTTGTGACAAGGAAATCAGCATGTGTATAACCCCTCATTCACAAGGAATACCTCATGAATATATTTCGCTCAGTTATGTCTGGTATAAGCGCATTGCTCCTTGCAGCGCTGGCCCAGGCATCCAGTGTCGGTAATATTTTTTTTGCCGATACAGAAATAGAAGATCCTACGCAGGGCATTACCGTTGAGTATCAGATTTTTGGTAGCTCGCCACTGGCACAGCAAGAGTTAAGTTTTTATCTGTCAGATGATGATGACGCTTATACCGGTATCGAATTAACGTCATTCCGGGTGAATTTCTCCTGTAATGGATTACCGGTGCCAAACTGTTATCCGCCTTCAGGTAAGCAAACCAAATTTATCGCCTATTCAAGCATGACTACTGACGCGCGCAGTTATCTGAATAGCGTGAAAAACCAGTGTTCGCCGGTTACCTTGTATCTGGTCGGCGGATTGGCGGCTTTCGAGCGTACCCTGAGCCTGAATACAGCTTCTGTGGGTACGGTAAAACTACCGGATTTCCTGTTTGAGTCCGGTACCCTCGAACCTACGGTAGCCAGTTATGATGAGACTTTGACCATTAAATATGGTCTGCGCAGTGTGTGCCCTTCTTCAACATTGCCCAGTGTGGGGGTTTTCCTGACTGATACCTCACTGCAGCCATTAATCTATTACGGAGCAGTACAGGCTCTTGGGCCTTATGGCAGTTCACATACCCTGTCGTTAAATATTGGTGCCCCGATTATAGGTGATTACGGGATTGCACTGGTGGCGGATATCTTTGAAACCGTCACAGAAAGTAATGAAGACAATAATATCGGGGTATTCAGTCTGACGCTGACGGCACCGAGCAGCAGTGCGACGATCAGTCACATCAACAGTCTGTTGAATGGCGGAGCCAATATCGACTTTATCGATAACACTCCGGAACTACACGTGATTCCAAACTTCAACAATACCTATATGCCGATTAACAAAGGCATGACGGTTTTAAATGCTAAAGATTGAAGATTCCTGATTCATCATTGATGAACCCCGGATGCCGGGGTTCTTTTTTATGCCAGTTTCTGGCTGACTGACACAAGCGTGTTCTGTTTCAATCATGATTGTTTTTTTCAGTGGTCATAAAAACCACCTGTGCTAACGAAATCCGTTTTTATCGTCCTGTTGAGGTTTCAAAAAAGCGGAACGCGAGTTTATTTGCCAAGTCTGAGAAATTTAAAAATAAAAACCGTGGAAAGCATCATACTTTTCGAAAGTAAGCCAAAAAATACTGATATTGTTGTAATTTTGTCATATCGGAAGCTGTTAATGGATTCTTGAAGGAGGGTATAGTGCATGTCCTGTCAACGTAGTCGGTAACTTTTGTTGTGTAAGGTTTCTTAGGTGTTGACTTGTTTTTAATATAATAACAAAACAGGTAGCTATTATGCTTAATCAACGTAAATTCAATCGCAGTATTGTTCGTAAAAAACATCGTGAGTCTTGTGATGCGGTTGGCAGATTTTCACGAATCGTCATGACATTTTTTGCCATTTTGTTTGTGAGTAGTCAGTGGCCTGCTTATGCTTTGGATAATGGGGTCAGCCGGACTCCGCCGATGGGTTGGAATACCTGGAACACCTTTGGTTGTAACATCAATGAATCTCTGATCAGACAGATGGCCGATTCCATCGTGAGCAGCGGAATGGCGGACGCCGGTTATAAGTATGTCGTTGTGGATGACTGCTGGTTTAACCCCAACCGCGATTCTGCCGGAAATCTGCAGAGTGATCCGAGTCGCTTCCCAAGTGGTATGAAAGCGTTGGGTGATTATCTGCACAGTAAGGGCCTTAAGTTCGGTATTTATCAGGTTCCGGTGGATAAAACCTGCGCCCAGTATTTCAGTTCATACCCAGGTGCCACCGGGAGTCAGGGGCATGAATATCAGGATGCCCAACAGTTCGCCGCCTGGGGAGTCGATTACCTGAAGTACGATTGGTGTTCTCCCAACGGCAGTATCGATGATCAGGTGACCGCATTTGCCAAGATGCGGGATGCTCTGGCCTCCACAGGCCGGCCGATTGTGTACAGCATTAACCCCAACAGTATTCATGAGAAAACCGGACCGATGCGCAACTGGGGGGATGTTGCCAACATCTGGAGAACCACCGAAGATATTACCAGTAGTTGGGATACCGGACAGACAAATGGTTATCCAATGGGGGTCAAAAACATTGTCGATGTCACTGCCAGGCTGGCCGCATATGCGGCACCCGGTAGTTTTAACGATCCGGATATGATGGAAGTGGGTATTGGCAGCATGTCCGATACGGAGATGCGCAGCCATTTCGCCTTGTGGGCCATAATGGCCTCGCCGCTGATTGCCGGGAATGACATTCGCAATATGTCCTGGGCGACCAGAACCATCCTGACGAACTCAAATCTGATTGCCATTAACCAGGATACCCTTGGGTTGCAGGGAGTTGAAATTCAGAATGATGGTACTCGTCGGGTGATGGTCAAAAAACTGGCCAATGGTGATGTGGCCGTTGCCTTGTTTAACCAGGGCAATAGTGCTACCACGATTACCACTACAGCCGCTGCCATTGGCAAATCCGGTTCTGATTTCAATCTTCTGGATGCCTGGAGTGGCACGACTTCCAGTACCAGTGGGGTGATTTCTGCCAATGTTCCGGCCCATGGAACCGTAGTGTATCGCGTCAGTGGTGGATCAGCTCTGGCCGGCACCTCTCTGGTGAGCGCGTCCGCCAGTCGTTGTCTGGATGATCCGAACAGCGCGACGGCTAATGGTACCAACCCGATCATTTGGAGTTGTTCCGGCGCGTCCAATCAGCGTTGGGAGATCAGTGGCAAAACCATTCAGGTATTGGGCAAATGTCTCGATGTAGCACTGGATGCCTCTGCCGGTTCAAACGTGCAGCTCTGGGATTGCAACGGTGGTAGTAATCAGAACTGGATCTTCAATACAGATGGCACAGTGAGAAATGAGTCTAACGGCCTGTGCCTGGATGTGTATAACAATGAAACGGCCAATGGTACAGAAGTGATTCTTTGGTACTGTGGTAATGTTGCTAACAGACGTTGGGCGAAGTTGTAAGTCTTATGGGCGGCGGTCATGAACCGCTGCCCTTTGAGAATTGAGTGGCGGGATGAGAACAGAATCAATCAGCCAAGGCTGTCAATTTTGGCCCGACAATGCGTTTCAGCCAGTGTTTGCAGATGTTTGATGCGTTCCGCCAGCCACTCCAGTTGTTCAACGGTGATGGAATAACCGGGATCGTAACGCGAATCCACATAAGCCTGACACAACAGTTCAAAGCAAGCACATTCAAACGGAGTGCTCTTCGGGAACGCCGATAAAAACTCAGGTTCGATACTGCCCGTTAAGGTACGCAGCTTTTCAAGATCATGGATTTTGGGTTTGTAGTGGGTAAATACCAGCAGGATCATCGAGTACAGGCGCTCAGTCACCTGATGCAGCGAAAATACCGCCTTGTTGTATAGTTCATCGCCAGAGGCTAATTCGTAAATCCTGAAGTCTTCTTTCGCGGCTTTCAGCCAATGATCAAAATGCCGTTGCGCTTCTATTTTCCGTGCTGCCAATGGTAATTCTTTCGGCTCTACCAACTCCAGCTTGCCGGAATCATGCAGCAAAATCCCTTCCCGGTAGATATCCGCATAGAAGTACTGACACTTGCTCAACTGCGAATTCACAAAATGGATATCTTCGGCAATCAGACTCACTGGCGTTTTGATCTCCCGCATCAGCCGACGGCTTAAAGACCGCTTCGACTCCGTTCTTCTCGCCAGCACGCTGTTTTTGGTAATCGCCAACAGATCCATATCGCTTTGGTAGCGGTAATGGACCCCATCGTCTTCGAGATGATCCACCCAATCTCCCCGGGCATAACTGCCAAACAAAATCAGCAGCTCCGGTTTTACGGTCTGCACAATAATATCAACCGCATAAAGCAGCTGTTCCTGTTTATCGAGAGGGAGATGGTCAATAGTCGTTTTCATCCCGGCATCCTAACAACTTCCTGGCAGCGAGCCAATATACCCTGGATCAGAGGCTGTGAGATAGTGAGGGTTGTTGAGTTTGTCTGCATGTCTGATCAAGCTCTGCTCATTTACCGAGCCATGGCGGGATTTTGCTGGCGTATGGCGATATCCAGGTGCATGCGGATAAAGTCTTCTTTGTATTGCATGTACTGTTCGGCATCTTCTGAGTAGAGCGCTGCACCGGTTGTTTTGATGGCGCCATACTCATCCCTGATGGCAGGAAACATGCGCAGGTAGTCGCGAAAGGCTAGGTGTCGGTACACCTGAGTGCTGCCGGCAATAAAGGCGTGTACATGATGGGTGCGATGAATTTCTCCTTTTAAAAAGAAGCGGCGACCCTCGATACCGTTCTCGCCTTTGATCAAATACCCAAGGGATTGCATGCCCGCCGATTCGCTGTCCAATTGAGTCAGGCTGTGGACTTCCAGCATGATATCGATGACAGGTTTGGCGCACAGCCCTTCAACGGCGGTGCTGCCAATATGATGAATTGCGGCAATGTTGTTCGTGTTCAGCGTCGACAGGATAGCGGTTTGTTCCTGCTCAAATGCATCTGGCCAGTCCGCCTGGTACGGTATGACTTTGATGATGCGTTTGGACATAGATGATACCTCAGTGTAAGTTTGATGCTGGCCATCATATCATCAGCGGTCTGTGGTTTCTGAGTCAAGCTGGTCACAGTTTGTCCATTCGCTGGTATGCAACAAAATGATTTCAGGATTTTTGATCCGGCTGACATGCTCCTGTATCAAGGCGGTGATCTCCATGATTTTCGTGTCTGACAGTCGGTCTGACAGCACATAAATACCCACGCAAAATGGACCAATGG from Gynuella sunshinyii YC6258 carries:
- a CDS encoding glycoside hydrolase family 88/105 protein — its product is MNHDQLSDALSLLSGGFRSLKGIGDVEASSSDEILFDEWDWEVGVGLYGDFRDAERRNDRAALERIARWYDRQIERGLPRRQVNSTAPMLALTLLSEHFDRPDWNAIIQDWADWIYREMPKTEEGGYQHLVKERNNDGELWDDTLFMAALFMAAAGRVCNKPEWQQDAQYQYLCHIRFLGDVSSGLFYHGWTFLGRHNFADALWGRGNCWLTISIPELYRIIKPEDVTARYLKNVFKTQVQALKQVQRDDGMFHTLLIDETSPIEASATAGIGYGLLAGCREGLIEMDEYRPMIDRCLSAIISRINENGILEEVSDGTAMGHSLEFYKQIGNVPTPYGQALASLFLSEYRAMNL
- a CDS encoding glycoside hydrolase family 27 protein; the encoded protein is MLNQRKFNRSIVRKKHRESCDAVGRFSRIVMTFFAILFVSSQWPAYALDNGVSRTPPMGWNTWNTFGCNINESLIRQMADSIVSSGMADAGYKYVVVDDCWFNPNRDSAGNLQSDPSRFPSGMKALGDYLHSKGLKFGIYQVPVDKTCAQYFSSYPGATGSQGHEYQDAQQFAAWGVDYLKYDWCSPNGSIDDQVTAFAKMRDALASTGRPIVYSINPNSIHEKTGPMRNWGDVANIWRTTEDITSSWDTGQTNGYPMGVKNIVDVTARLAAYAAPGSFNDPDMMEVGIGSMSDTEMRSHFALWAIMASPLIAGNDIRNMSWATRTILTNSNLIAINQDTLGLQGVEIQNDGTRRVMVKKLANGDVAVALFNQGNSATTITTTAAAIGKSGSDFNLLDAWSGTTSSTSGVISANVPAHGTVVYRVSGGSALAGTSLVSASASRCLDDPNSATANGTNPIIWSCSGASNQRWEISGKTIQVLGKCLDVALDASAGSNVQLWDCNGGSNQNWIFNTDGTVRNESNGLCLDVYNNETANGTEVILWYCGNVANRRWAKL
- a CDS encoding LacI family DNA-binding transcriptional regulator; translation: MSLKKIAEKSGVAISTVSHVLNGTAKISEEVRNRVLTVAKETGYLSSRLRRAMPPTLKKIALVVGSERLRHTDVNYVSWTILESLRKECTSRNIEIEPVLIDDFAGDYQQIAERVLGSKCDGILVYFDEDRKLLDEVFKTGLSCILLAGQDPTMHIGSVGIGDRNGARLGIEYLKDLGHKHIGIITWPGRYTIRQRQDGFDEAIRENAGIGMSGVTIMLESFRPESAEQGMLEWIEQNPDLQGITAFFCMADNVALGALKAFQQKGIRVPEDVSILGFDDILAGQMTQPPLSTIHTPLHHIATSALDELELLSRTSEEGAPAKRVELGCRIIPRQSCQAIIE
- a CDS encoding carbohydrate ABC transporter permease, coding for MFKFLFRTRHPGKVDIADILSWAWLFFGTTMVAIPIAWAILSSFKTEAEVNSFPPSLVPKAAETIELEGQSKPLSVWEWHKEGEESMRVALIRRIGIKATVVDIKNPEQTYQVPISEITQVKGVHFEWKNYTDPLKQFDFVTYIKNTVFVTFVATILTLVLNSMAAFALSKYRFRGKNAIFMLILSTLMLPLSVIMVPAFIVVVGLNLADNLWGVIFATVATPTGVFMLRQYMLTIPDDLIEAARVDAASEFRIYWRVVLPLCAPAIAVLAIFSVIWRWNDFLWPLIVLSSPENYTLQIGLNTFQGQFSVQWHYILAMTVIALLPVTVVFLLLQKYITQGVASSGVK
- a CDS encoding GrpB family protein produces the protein MSKRIIKVIPYQADWPDAFEQEQTAILSTLNTNNIAAIHHIGSTAVEGLCAKPVIDIMLEVHSLTQLDSESAGMQSLGYLIKGENGIEGRRFFLKGEIHRTHHVHAFIAGSTQVYRHLAFRDYLRMFPAIRDEYGAIKTTGAALYSEDAEQYMQYKEDFIRMHLDIAIRQQNPAMAR
- a CDS encoding carbohydrate ABC transporter permease, with product MKALIHKVAEGLDRLMRMIEAPTLVLQKKIGIHRMGYVFLAPNMVLFSLFVFLPVGLAIAYAFTGGTNMLIWDRPYVGLENFSRLLNCKNYMEPATCEFDLFWTAIHNTWWYTLLNSIGTLLMALITALVLNRLVRGKAFFRAVFFYPVLLSPVVVGLIWKWFLARNGLLNGFIENLGGERIIFLLEVFWSRFWVVYISIWFHMGFFTLIILAGLQAIPSDIYEAAQVDGTSRWRQFWRLTLPLLMPNLLVVAVLLLIRSVQVFDEAWVLTDGGGPGTANTFIVQFIYQTAFNSEVRLYGLASAASVLMGLVLLILTLAQVWLAKKSEY
- a CDS encoding HEPN domain-containing protein, encoding MKTTIDHLPLDKQEQLLYAVDIIVQTVKPELLILFGSYARGDWVDHLEDDGVHYRYQSDMDLLAITKNSVLARRTESKRSLSRRLMREIKTPVSLIAEDIHFVNSQLSKCQYFYADIYREGILLHDSGKLELVEPKELPLAARKIEAQRHFDHWLKAAKEDFRIYELASGDELYNKAVFSLHQVTERLYSMILLVFTHYKPKIHDLEKLRTLTGSIEPEFLSAFPKSTPFECACFELLCQAYVDSRYDPGYSITVEQLEWLAERIKHLQTLAETHCRAKIDSLG
- a CDS encoding ABC transporter ATP-binding protein, whose amino-acid sequence is MAAITLKNVYKQYGSTEVMHDVNIDISDGEFVALVGPSGCGKSTLLRLISGLEDVSSGEVVFDDKVVNTLSPAEREIAMVFQSYALYPHMSVLKNLSFGLENLRMDKAEIKRRIDVAAKMLDLEPYLERKPKALSGGQRQRVAIGRAIVRNPKVFLFDEPLSNLDAKLRVQTRSEITKLHKKLQTTMIYVTHDQVEAMTMAEKIVVVNGGRVEQIGRPLDLFERPQNRFVAEFIGSPKMNMFSASVKTIGKDFLELTSAALGDLTVSVQAGDVVVGDTVTVGIRPSHIELAEQGVALKISQLECMGHETFVYGEVADVDEETVVHIPHHFEAEADSTVYLHLPEPFLHVFSDKTDQALKRVTP